From Nymphaea colorata isolate Beijing-Zhang1983 chromosome 6, ASM883128v2, whole genome shotgun sequence, a single genomic window includes:
- the LOC116256694 gene encoding dolichyl-diphosphooligosaccharide--protein glycosyltransferase subunit STT3A, protein MASAEGAKVPTTPATPLRDAFGNVLSFFILLLIGVLAFSIRLFSVIKYESVIHEFDPYFNYRVTQYLTKKGIYDFWNWFDDRTWYPLGRVIGGTVYPGLTLTAGSLWWILNSLNIPLSVETVCVFTAPIFSANASWATYLLTKEVKGTGAGLAAATLLAMVPSYISRSVAGSYDNEAVAIFALIFTFYLYIKTLNTGSLFYATLNALAYFYMVCSWGGYTFIINLIPMHVLLCIITGRYSSRLYIAYAPLVVLGTLLAALVPVVGFNAVMTSEHFASFLVFIIIHVVALVHYFKGLLSPKMFKVAVTLVVTIGMAVCCVVVAVLAALVASSPTKGWSGRSLSLLDPTYASKYIPIIASVSEHQPPTWPSYFMDINILAFLVPAGIIACFSPLSDASSFVVLYIATSVYFSGVMVRLMLVLAPAACITSGIALSGAFDVLTRSVKFQPSSSSAITTSTAGDGASQNTVSQGDVGKPVTKTLSKEKADEGIKERPSRKNKKKEKESSEKVIMKPQNEKKLLVLPREASVVAILLLIVLGSFYVLHSVWAAAEAYSAPSIVLTSRSHDGLHVFDDFREAYAWLRHNTAVDDKVASWWDYGYQTTAMANRTVIVDNNTWNNTHIATVGMAMSSPEKAAWEIYTSLDVKYVLVVFGGLVGYPSDDINKFLWMVRIGGGVFPHIKEPDYLRDGHYRIDSQATPTMLNCLMYKLSYYRFVEADGKGYDRVRGTEIGKKYFKLTHFEEVFTTHHWMVRIYKLKPPKNRIRGKLKKPKQGSKTGRSTSHRKGGQRRNPWHS, encoded by the exons ATGGCTTCCGCCGAGGGAGCCAAGGTACCGACGACTCCGGCGACTCCTCTCCGAGATGCCTTCGGCAACGTGCTATCCTTTTTCATTCTCCTTCTTATCGGAGTTCTCGCCTTCTCCATCCGTCTCTTCTCC GTGATCAAGTACGAGAGCGTCATTCATGAGTTCGATCCTTACTTCAATTACAGAGTTACTCAG TATCTTACGAAGAAGGGAATATATGACTTTTGGAATTGGTTTGATGATCGTACCTg GTATCCATTGGGACGAGTGATTGGTGGCACAGTTTATCCAGGTTTAACATTAACAGCTGGTTCCCTTTGGTG GATATTGAATTCTTTGAACATTCCTTTATCCGTAGAAACAGTTTGTGTTTTTACTGCTCCTATCTTCTCAGCCAATGCATCTTGGGCAACATACCTTCTGACAAAG GAAGTCAAAGGCACTGGAGCAGGTCTTGCTGCAGCAACTCTTTTAGCCATG GTGCCATCTTATATATCACGATCTGTGGCTGGGAGTTATGACAATGAAGCTGTGGCAATATTTGCCTTGATATTCACTTTTTATCTCTACATAAAG ACATTGAATACAGGATCTCTTTTTTATGCTACTTTGAATGCGCTTGCGTATTTTTACATG GTTTGCTCATGGGGAGGATACACATTTATTATAAATCTTATTCCAATGCATGTGCTTCTGTGCATTATCACTGGGCGCTACTCATCTAGACTTTATATTGCTTATGCTCCTCTT GTTGTCCTTGGGACTCTTTTGGCTGCATTGGTCCCTGTTGTTGGCTTTAATGCTGTGATGACCTCGGAACATTTTGCATCATTCTTG gtCTTCATCATTATACATGTGGTGGCTCTGGTACATTACTTCAAAGGTCTTCTTTCCCCAAAAATGTTTAAAGTTGCCGTAACACTTGTTGTTACTATTGGGAT GGCAGTGTGTTGTGTAGTGGTAGCAGTTCTTGCAGCATTAGTGGCTTCAAGCCCAACAAAAGGGTGGAGTGGTCGCAGTCTGAGTCTTCTTGACCC GACTTATGCAAGCAAGTATATCCCAATTATTGCTAGTGTTAGTGAGCATCAGCCTCCAACATGGCCGTCCTATTTTATGGACATCaatattttggcttttttgGTTCCAGCAGGCATTATT GCAtgcttttctcctctttctgaTGCAAGCTCCTTTGTGGTCCTTTACATTGCAACATCAGTATATTTTTCAGGTGTCATG GTGCGCCTTATGCTTGTGTTGGCTCCAGCTGCCTGCATCACATCTGGCATTGCTCTTTCTGGTGCATTTGATGTTCTTACACGATCAGTCAAGTTTCAACCATCTAGTTCCTCAGCTATCACCACTTCAACA GCAGGGGATGGTGCTTCTCAAAATACTGTATCTCAAGGTGATGTGGGGAAGCCTGTGACCAAGACTTTATCAAAAGAGAAGGCTGATGAGGGTATAAAGGAACGCCCttcaagaaagaacaagaagaaggaaaaggaaagctCTGAAAAGGTCATCATGAAACCTCAGAATGAGAAGAAGTTGTTAGTTTTGCCACGAGAGGCATCTGTGGTTGCTATTCTTTTGCTTATTGTATTGGGAAGTTTCTATGTG cttCATTCTGTCTGGGCTGCAGCAGAAGCATACTCTGCCCCTTCAATTGTTTTAACATCACGTTCACATGATGGATTGCATGTATTTGACGATTTTCGTGAAGCTTATGCATGGTTACGTCATAATACTGCAGTAGATGATAAG GTTGCATCATGGTGGGACTACGGGTATCAAACAACTGCAATGGCAAACAGAACAGTCATTGTGGATAACAACACATGGAACAACACTCATATTGCAACTGTTGGTATGGCTATGTCTTCTCCAGAAAAGGCAGCTTGGGAGATATACACATCTCTGGATGTCAAATATGTTCTTGTTGTCTTTGGAG GGCTTGTTGGTTACCCAAGTGATGATATCAACAAGTTTTTGTGGATGGTTCGCATTGGCGGTGGGGTGTTTCCTCATATCAAGGAGCCGGATTATCTT AGGGATGGTCATTACCGCATTGATTCCCAGGCCACACCAACCATGCTGAACTGCCTGATGTATAAGCTTTCTTATTACAG gTTTGTAGAAGCAGATGGCAAAGGGTACGATAGAGTGAGAGGAACTGAGATAGGGAAGAAGTACTTCAAACTCACCCATTTTGAGGAG GTGTTTACAACTCATCACTGGATGGTGCGGATTTATAAACTAAAACCTCCTAAGAACCGAATTAGGGGAAAGTTAAAGAAGCCGAAGCAG GGTTCAAAAACAGGCCGGTCTACCTCTCACAGAAAGGGTGGGCAAAGGCGGAATCCATGGCACTCATAA
- the LOC116255992 gene encoding uncharacterized protein LOC116255992: METHKESDDEFLPLQGPVSSPSGKGEIPGCGSPSPSSPGIPTDQGHGICSWASLLSGGTSAGSQPEHPLEELTRQWAGKANPKLTIFAGGTFLILVEDDQQLHCITQKQAWRVGGRTLVTCHWQPSIAKGLQGELLEIDTQTRDINRGGFARIRVELPLSAPLPPEFQFVLKDSHTLAQPLVYEGKLRFCRLCGVDSHPPDKCPKCDSHGQGNFQHEAVKGKNSLKASTSSIGPIAQGEITHSCGRGSRWSDHRKFAQDTSNRSFANPEPAGPAGKRKRISLGKVEALADTSPPSQTSDFHTGVGEGIVSIQHVNIDSFFIFDTLINVYRLHINSGLLGSYATMYNADMCDGVFRYFHFWASRPQCKYLVQEAWSSRVFGCPLVRMIKKLEFTRSNLSSWARNCVGDISLCIKALRVELDKVQSIELASTDNDKNHEILIRKELQASLEDEDSLWRQRARVKWMAKGDRNTTYYQAIVKGCKTKNSLCALEHEGTRINNVNHIRSICKDFFDDLLGSEEGSGCCLTKKDDGPRLQDEDNATLLLPTTLDEVINSFLSTGRLVKKVNRNYIALIPKKEGLYRVDDLRPIALCNVLYKIISKFLSCRMKRCLQKVISKDQGAFFPERSITENIIFAHECIHSLEGLR, translated from the exons ATGGAGACCCATAAGGAATCTGACGATGAGTTCCTGCCTTTGCAAGGTCCAGTTTCTTCTCCTTCTGGAAAAGGGGAAATCCCAGGTTGTGGCTCCCCATCACCATCTTCCCCTGGTATTCCAACAGACCAGGGCCATGGTATTTGTTCATGGGCTTCATTGCTTTCTGGAGGGACTTCTGCTGGCAGCCAACCAGAGCATCCTCTAGAG gAACTCACCAGACAATGGGCAGGGAAAGCCAACCCGAAGCTCACCATCTTCGCTGGTGGCACTTTCCTCATTCTGGTTGAGGATGACCAGCAACTACACTGCATCACTCAGAAGCAAGCTTGGAGGGTTGGGGGCAGGACTCTTGTTACTTGCCATTGGCAGCCAAG TATAGCCAAGGGTCTTCAGGGTGAACTTTTGGAAATAGATACTCAAACTAGGGATATTAATAGAGGGGGTTTTGCCCGCATCAGAGTTGAACTTCCACTGAGTGCCCCACTACCCCCTGAATTTCAGTTTGTGCTAAAGGATAGTCACACCCTCGCCCAACCCTTAGTCTATGAGGGGAAATTACGGTTTTGCAGGCTTTGTGGAGTCGACTCTCACCCACCCGACAAATGCCCCAAGTGTGACTCCCATGGACAGGGGAACTTCCAGCATGAAGCGGTAAAAGGCAAAAACTCGTTGAAGGCATCCACTTCAAGCATAGGGCCTATAGCACAAGG GGAAATCACTCACAGTTGTGGAAGGGGCAGCAGATGGTCTGACCATAGGAAATTTGCACAGGATACCTCAAATCGCAGTTTTGCCAATCCGGAACCAGCGGGGCCAGCAGGAAAGCGTAAGCGCATAAGCCTTGGCAAGGTTGAGGCCCTTGCAGACACCTCCCCACCATCCCAGACCAGTGACTTTCATACTGGTGTTGGTGAAGGTATTGTTTCTATCCAG CATGTGAACATTGatagcttttttatttttgatacTCTTATAAATGTTTATCGACTCCACATTAACTCTGGTTTGCTTGGCTCTTATGCTACTATGTATAATGCTGATATGTGCGATGGTGTG TTCAGATACTTCCATTTTTGGGCTAGTAGACCACAGTGCAAGTATCTGGTTCAAGAGGCTTGGAGTTCACGAGTTTTTGGTTGCCCCCTTGTGAGGATGATTAAGAAACTGGAATTCACTCGCTCTAATCTCTCTAGTTGGGCTAGGAATTGTGTGGGTGACATTTCTCTCTGTATCAAAGCTCTGAGGGTTGAACTTGACAAAGTCCAATCCATTGAATTGGCTTCGACTGACAATGACAAAAATCACGAGATTCTGATCAGAAAAGAATTGCAGGCCTCCCTTGAAGATGAAGACAGCTTATGGAGGCAAAGAGCTCGTGTCAAGTGGATGGCTAAGGGAGATCGTAATACGACTTACTACCAAGCAATAGTCAAAGgatgtaaaacaaaaaattctttatGTGCCTTGGAGCATGAGGGGACTAGAATCAACAATGTGAATCACATTAGATCTATCTGCAAGGATTTCTTCGATGACCTTCTTGGTTCTGAAGAGGGCTCTGGCTGTTGTCTGACTAAGAAGGATGATGGGCCTCGTCTGCAAGATGAGGATAATGCCACCTTGCTTCTCCCGACCACTCTCGACGAG GTCATCAATAGCTTTTTATCCACCGGGAGATTGGTTAAGAAAGTTAATCGTAACTATATTGCCCTCATCCCCAAAAAGGAGGGTCTCTACAGAGTTGATGACCTCCGACCTATTGCTTTGTGCAACGTGTTGTATAAGATTATATCTAAATTCCTCTCATGTCGTATGAAAAGATGTTTGCAGAAAGTCATCAGCAAGGACCAAGGTGCATTCTTCCCTGAGCGATCAATCACAGAGAATATCATCTTCGCTCATGAATGTATCCACTCGCTTGAGGGTCTGCGTTAG
- the LOC116256761 gene encoding protein unc-13 homolog: MAPFYRERNAGESKRHNMGVAGNGVSGLGSPFGELGVEFSHSELRETAYEIFVATCRPSAGKPLSWSPQYQRSGEREMSLSPSPSPVSFSSTYSPASSSPLQRSLTSSAASTVKKALGLKSSKKSPYKDGSPARSSKRPTTVSELMRIQMGISEERDSQIRRALLRIAAGQIGKQIEAMVLPLEFLQQSKASDFLNPEEYEAWKVRNLKVLEAGLLLHPLVPLEKNDSAAGRLCQVLKGASERPTEIGKNSESMQALRSTVMPLACRSLDGYPTDTCHWADGLPLNLMLYQILLEACFDGNDKCALIEELNEVLNLLKKSWLMLGINQMLHNLCFSWVLFNRFIATGQVESSLLFASENQLAEVAKNAKAIKDPLYANILKSSLSSMLGWTEKRLLAYHDTFQADTIDLMQNTVALGISAAKILVEDISSQYHRRRREGVDVSRNRVEAYIRSSIRTAFAQKMEVVDSSRRSYGNPRNPPPPVLSVLALDICDLVKYEKEVFSPVLKKWHPLAAGVAAATLHACYGSELKQFLSGITELTPDAVEVLKSADNLEKELVNIAVEDSVDSEDGGKGIIREMPPYEAESVVASLAKTWIKLRAESLREWVDSNLQQEAWNPRAETEQFAPSLVEVIHMMDETVEAFFHLPIPMHQDLIPHLVSGLDQGLQHYISKAKSGCGTKSSFVPTLPALTRCTTGSKLGVFKRKEKLPMFQRKKSQVGIMNGGDSFGLSQLCIRMNTLHQICTELEILERRIISHLRNGEFTDMSALNGEEAKFELALASCHEGIQQLCEATAYKVVFCSLNHLLWEGLYVGEPASSRVEPLLRELEQNLELVASTVHTRVRVRALTALMKASFDGFLLVLLAGGPSRAFSRQDCQLIEEDFRLLKQLYLVDGDGLPQELIETAAILVTNILPLFHEETEDLVKRYKRTVAQVYGSSISKITLPPTPNNWSPSDPNTVLRVLCHRNDKAAIKFLKNTYGLPKKL, encoded by the exons ATGGCTCCTTTTTACCGGGAGAGAAATGCTGGGGAATCGAAGAGACACAACATGGGTGTTGCAGGGAATGGTGTCTCCGGTCTCGGTTCACCGTTTGGTGAACTGGGTGTCGAGTTTTCGCACTCAGAATTGAGGGAGACAGCATACGAGATCTTCGTTGCTACGTGCAGGCCGTCGGCGGGGAAGCCCTTGAGTTGGAGTCCTCAATACCAGAGGAGCGGCGAAAGGGAGATGTCGCTCTCTCCGTCTCCGTCGCCGGTGTCCTTCTCGTCCACTTATTCTCCTGCTTCTTCGTCTCCATTGCAGAGGTCGCTGACTTCCTCTGCTGCGAGCACCGTGAAGAAGGCTCTGGGGTTGAAGTCCTCCAAGAAGAGCCCGTACAAGGACGGGAGCCCGGCCCGGTCGTCGAAGAGGCCCACCACGGTGTCCGAGCTTATGAGGATTCAGATGGGGATTTCTGAGGAGAGGGACAGCCAAATTCGCCGTGCGCTGCTGAGGATCGCCGCGGGACAA ATAGGGAAGCAAATTGAAGCAATGGTTCTGCCTCTAGAATTCTTGCAGCAATCCAAGGCTTCAGATTTTTTAAACCCTGAAGAATATGAAGCTTGGAAGGTTAGGAATTTGAAGGTCCTTGAGGCTGGTCTACTTCTGCACCCTCTGGTCCCTTTGGAGAAAAATGATTCAGCTGCAGGGAGGCTTTGCCAAGTCCTGAAAGGAGCTTCAGAGAGGCCAacagaaataggaaaaaattccGAGTCAATGCAAGCCCTACGAAGTACTGTAATGCCTCTCGCTTGCCGATCATTAGATGGATATCCCACAGATACATGTCATTGGGCTGATGGGTTGCCTTTGAACCTTATGCTTTACCAGATCCTTTTAGAGGCTTGTTTTGATGGTAATGATAAATGTGCACTAATTGAGGAGCTCAATGAGGTGTTGAATCTCTTAAAGAAGTCATGGTTGATGCTTGGAATAAATCAGATGCTTCATAATCTCTGTTTTTCTTGGGTCCTGTTTAATCGGTTCATTGCAACTGGGCAAGTGGAAAGCAGTTTACTGTTTGCATCTGAGAATCAATTGGCAGAAgttgcaaaaaatgcaaaagcaatCAAGGACCCTTTATATGCCAATATATTGAAATCAAGCCTTTCTTCGATGTTGGGTTGGACTGAGAAAAGGCTTCTTGCCTATCATGACACTTTTCAGGCAGACACCATTGATCTGATGCAGAACACAGTCGCCTTGGGCATTTCAGCTGCTAAGATTCTGGTCGAAGATATTTCAAGCCAGTATCATCGCAGGCGGAGGGAAGGAGTTGATGTATCTCGCAACAGGGTTGAGGCTTACATTAGGTCCTCTATTCGTACCGCCTTTGCACAG aAAATGGAAGTGGTTGATTCAAGCAGGCGATCATATGGAAACCCAAGAAATCCTCCTCCTCCAGTTCTTTCTGTCCTTGCATTGGATATTTGTGATTTGGTGAAATACGAGAAGGAAGTGTTTAGTCCAGTCCTGAAGAAATGGCATCCTCTGGCTGCTGGTGTGGCAGCTGCAACTCTTCATGCATGCTATGGGAGTGAGTTAAAGCAATTCTTATCCGGTATAACAGAGTTAACTCCAGATGCTGTAGAAGTTCTGAAGTCTGCAGACAATTTAGAGAAGGAACTGGTTAATATTGCTGTTGAAGACTCAGTTGACAGTGAAGATGGTGGAAAGGGAATAATCCGTGAGATGCCTCCTTATGAGGCTGAGTCTGTGGTGGCTAGTTTAGCAAAAACGTGGATAAAGTTAAGGGCTGAAAGTCTTAGGGAATGGGTGGATAGTAACTTGCAGCAAGAG GCTTGGAATCCAAGAGCAGAAACGGAGCAATTTGCACCCTCTTTAGTGGAAGTTATTCACATGATGGATGAGACTGTTGAAGCATTCTTTCACCTCCCCATACCAATGCATCAGGACTTAATCCCACACCTGGTATCTGGTCTTGATCAAGGTCTTCAGCACTACATATCCAAAGCAAAATCTGGCTGTG GAACAAAAAGCAGTTTTGTACCCACCCTGCCAGCATTAACTAGATGTACAACCGGTTCAAAGTTGGGGGTTttcaagagaaaagagaagctGCCTATGTTCCAGAGAAAGAAATCACAGGTGGGCATAATGAATGGTGGTGATTCATTTGGTTTGTCCCAACTATGCATCCGCATGAATACTCTGCATCAGATCTGCACGGAGTTGGAGATTTTGGAGAGAAGGATAATTTCTCATTTGAGGAATGGAGAGTTCACAGACATGTCTGCGTTAAATGGTGAAGAAGCCAAATTTGAGCTTGCCCTTGCTAGCTGTCATGAAGGAATTCAACAACTCTGTGAAGCAACTGCATATAAAGTTGTCTTCTGCAGTTTGAATCACCTTTTATGGGAAGGTTTGTATGTTGGAGAGCCAGCAAGTTCAAGGGTTGAACCTCTGTTAAGGGAGTTAGAGCAGAACCTTGAGTTAGTTGCAAGTACTGTGCACACCCGAGTTCGCGTTCGTGCTCTGACTGCCTTAATGAAAGCCTCCTTTGATGGGTTCCTGCTAGTTCTTCTTGCAGGAGGGCCATCCCGTGCTTTCTCTCGCCAAGATTGTCAGCTGATAGAAGAAGACTTTAGATTGCTCAAGCAGTTGTACCTTGTTGATGGGGATGGATTGCCCCAGGAACTGATCGAGACGGCAGCAATACTTGTGACAAATatccttcctcttttccatGAAGAGACTGAAGATCTGGTTAAGCGATATAAGCGCACAGTTGCACAGGTGTATGGTTCCTCAATATCCAAGATTACTCTCCCTCCCACACCAAACAACTGGTCACCATCAGATCCAAACACAGTTCTGCGAGTTCTTTGTCATCGGAATGACAAGGCTGCTATAAAATTCTTAAAGAACACTTATGGCCTTCCAAAGAAGCTCTAG